Proteins found in one Holophagales bacterium genomic segment:
- a CDS encoding sulfite exporter TauE/SafE family protein produces MAPAIATALWLGVLTSISPCPLATNIAAVSYLARRANRPRLVLLSAFTYSLGRALAYAAVSTVVVLGLLSVPGLSQFLQRYMNKLLGPLLVLVGMYVLDLIRIGVSTTAGSDDLRKKAADGGAWGAALLGALFALSFCPVSAALFFGSLVPLALQHGSKVVLPVVYGFGTALPVAILALVATGGTKALAAAMKKIGAFEVWARRITGVVFVAVGIYLSVRFVFLG; encoded by the coding sequence CTGGCCCCGGCGATCGCGACGGCCCTCTGGCTCGGCGTCCTGACGTCGATCAGCCCCTGCCCGCTCGCGACGAACATCGCGGCCGTCTCGTACCTGGCGAGGCGCGCCAACAGGCCCCGGCTCGTCCTCCTCTCGGCCTTCACGTACTCCCTCGGCCGCGCGCTCGCCTATGCCGCGGTCAGCACCGTGGTGGTCCTCGGCCTCCTGTCGGTTCCCGGCCTCTCGCAGTTCCTGCAGCGGTACATGAACAAGCTCCTGGGTCCGCTGCTCGTCCTCGTGGGGATGTACGTCCTCGACCTCATCCGGATCGGTGTCTCCACGACCGCGGGAAGCGACGACCTGCGGAAGAAGGCGGCAGACGGGGGCGCGTGGGGCGCGGCGCTCCTCGGCGCCCTCTTCGCCCTCTCCTTCTGCCCCGTCTCGGCCGCCCTCTTCTTCGGCAGCCTCGTGCCGCTCGCCCTCCAGCACGGGTCGAAGGTCGTCCTCCCGGTCGTCTACGGCTTCGGCACGGCGCTCCCGGTCGCGATTCTCGCGCTCGTCGCGACCGGCGGGACCAAGGCGCTCGCCGCGGCGATGAAAAAGATCGGGGCGTTCGAGGTCTGGGCGCGCCGAATCACCGGCGTCGTCTTCGTCGCGGTGGGGATCTACCTCTCGGTGCGGTTCGTCTTCCTGGGCTGA
- a CDS encoding helix-turn-helix transcriptional regulator, with product MSVPTFRPGPARPAHPSAKPDRAEHLADLFHALSDPTRLRILSALKNGEQCVCNLTGLLVAQQSRLSFHMKTLKDAGLVKDRREGRWIHYSLVPEAVDEIRLALDELAEAAKASAATCCRP from the coding sequence GTGAGCGTTCCCACTTTCCGCCCCGGCCCGGCCCGGCCCGCCCACCCTTCCGCCAAGCCGGACCGGGCGGAGCATCTCGCCGACCTCTTCCACGCCCTCTCCGACCCGACCCGCCTCCGGATCCTCTCGGCCCTCAAGAACGGCGAGCAGTGCGTCTGCAACCTGACGGGGCTCCTCGTCGCCCAGCAGTCCCGACTCTCGTTCCACATGAAGACCCTCAAGGACGCCGGCCTCGTGAAGGACCGGCGCGAAGGGCGCTGGATCCACTATTCCCTCGTTCCCGAGGCGGTCGACGAGATCCGGCTGGCGCTCGACGAGCTCGCGGAGGCCGCAAAGGCGTCGGCCGCGACCTGCTGCCGCCCTTGA
- a CDS encoding arsenite methyltransferase, which translates to MNDNEIRDIVREKYGKAALQVKEGRASCCGPAPSACCGTAPSASGLSGDPITSNLYADHETALLPTAAVQASLGCGNPTALTKLEEGQVVLDLGSGGGIDVLLSAKRVGPTGKAYGLDMTDEMLALARENQKKAGATNVEFLKGTMEEIPLPDGSVDVIISNCVINLAADKDRVLREAFRVLKPGGRFAVSDVVTKGEIPAPVKKSVELWIGCIAGALDEDEYVAKLTAAGFTDVTVEPTRIYRVDDAREFLESAGIDVDALGPEVDGKFRSAFVRATKPARG; encoded by the coding sequence ATGAACGACAACGAGATCCGCGACATCGTGAGAGAGAAGTACGGGAAGGCCGCCCTGCAGGTAAAGGAGGGGCGCGCCTCCTGCTGCGGGCCGGCGCCGTCGGCCTGCTGCGGCACGGCCCCCTCGGCCTCCGGCCTCTCCGGCGACCCGATCACCTCGAACCTCTATGCCGACCACGAGACGGCGCTCCTCCCGACCGCCGCCGTCCAGGCCTCGCTCGGTTGCGGCAACCCCACGGCCCTCACGAAGCTCGAGGAGGGGCAGGTCGTCCTCGACCTCGGCTCCGGCGGTGGCATCGACGTCCTCCTCTCCGCAAAGCGGGTCGGCCCGACCGGCAAGGCCTACGGCCTCGACATGACCGACGAGATGCTCGCCCTGGCCCGCGAGAACCAGAAGAAGGCGGGCGCGACGAACGTCGAGTTCCTGAAGGGGACGATGGAGGAGATCCCGCTCCCCGACGGCTCCGTCGACGTGATCATCTCCAACTGCGTCATCAACCTCGCCGCCGACAAGGACCGGGTCCTCCGCGAGGCCTTCCGCGTCCTGAAGCCGGGCGGCCGGTTCGCCGTCTCGGACGTCGTGACGAAGGGGGAGATTCCCGCGCCCGTCAAGAAGAGCGTCGAGCTCTGGATCGGGTGCATCGCCGGGGCCCTCGACGAGGACGAGTACGTCGCGAAGCTGACGGCCGCGGGCTTCACGGACGTGACCGTCGAGCCGACGCGAATCTACCGGGTCGACGACGCACGCGAATTCCTCGAATCGGCCGGGATCGACGTGGACGCCCTCGGGCCGGAAGTCGACGGCAAGTTCCGGAGCGCGTTCGTCCGCGCGACGAAACCCGCGCGGGGCTGA